The following proteins are co-located in the Labrys monachus genome:
- a CDS encoding IS3 family transposase (programmed frameshift), translated as MTRRARRNHGPAFKAKVALAAIKGEKTLNELAQQFDVHTNQISQWKTQLLEGATGVFGAGGTAVPASSGVDVKTLHAKIGELTLENDFLGRSAHQGRPSERKKMIDRTHELPITRQAKALGLARSSVYYLPRPVPPADLTLMRQIDELHLEHPFAGSRMLQGLLAADGHQAGRLHVATLMKRMGIEAIYRRPNTSKPAPGHKIYPYLLRELPVTKPNQVWAMDITYIPMRRGFVYLAAVVDWFSRRVLSWRLSISMEADFCIEAVEEALVRYGKPEIFNTDQGSQFTSEAFTGLLIKNDIKISMDGRGAWRDNVFVERIWRSVKYEEVYLHAYDTVSQARASIGRYLIFYNTRRPHSSLDRKTPDQAYFSQPTPIPAAA; from the exons ATGACGAGACGAGCACGCCGGAACCATGGCCCGGCTTTCAAGGCGAAAGTAGCCTTGGCGGCGATCAAGGGCGAGAAGACGCTGAATGAGTTAGCTCAGCAGTTTGATGTCCACACCAACCAGATCAGTCAGTGGAAGACACAGCTTCTTGAAGGGGCAACCGGGGTATTCGGTGCGGGTGGCACGGCCGTGCCAGCTTCGTCCGGGGTTGATGTCAAAACCCTCCATGCCAAGATCGGGGAGTTGACGCTTGAGAATGATTTTTTAG GAAGGAGCGCTCACCAAGGCCGGCCTTCTGAGCGCAAGAAAATGATCGACCGCACGCACGAACTTCCGATCACTCGCCAAGCCAAGGCTTTGGGACTGGCGCGAAGCAGCGTCTACTATCTGCCCCGTCCTGTGCCGCCCGCCGACCTTACCCTGATGCGGCAGATCGACGAGCTGCACCTTGAGCATCCCTTCGCCGGTTCTCGCATGCTGCAAGGTCTTTTGGCTGCCGATGGGCACCAAGCCGGACGGTTGCACGTCGCCACGCTGATGAAGCGCATGGGGATAGAGGCAATCTACCGGCGACCGAACACCTCGAAACCAGCGCCGGGACACAAGATCTATCCCTATCTCCTGCGCGAACTGCCGGTGACCAAGCCCAATCAGGTCTGGGCGATGGACATCACCTACATCCCGATGCGGCGTGGCTTTGTCTATCTGGCAGCCGTGGTGGATTGGTTCAGCCGCCGCGTGCTGTCCTGGCGGCTCTCGATCAGCATGGAGGCGGACTTCTGTATCGAGGCGGTCGAGGAGGCTCTGGTGCGTTATGGCAAGCCGGAAATCTTCAATACCGATCAAGGCAGCCAGTTCACCAGCGAGGCCTTCACCGGCTTGCTGATCAAGAACGACATCAAGATCAGCATGGATGGCAGGGGCGCCTGGCGCGACAATGTCTTCGTCGAGAGAATTTGGAGGTCGGTGAAATACGAGGAAGTCTATCTCCACGCCTACGACACGGTGTCCCAGGCCCGCGCCTCGATCGGCCGATATTTGATTTTCTACAATACCCGCAGACCCCATTCGAGCCTTGACCGGAAGACACCCGATCAGGCCTACTTCAGCCAGCCAACCCCAATCCCGGCCGCGGCATAA
- the glcE gene encoding glycolate oxidase subunit GlcE — protein sequence MTTIADNPRTLQRFCPQGVEDVTQAIAEAHAAGRKLEIVGGGTKRSLGDPVTADALLDMSGVAGIDFYEPEELVIKVRAGTPIAEIRQALAEKKQHLAFEPPDYAAFFGNPHAIDTIGGIVACNLAGPRRIQAGAPRDAVLGVEAVNGRGEFFKGGGRTVKNVTGYDMPKLLTGSFGILAVLTSVTLKVLPIQPQEITLLASGLADGKAIDLLTQVLGMPFDVAAAAHQGGVRAGPSLTALRLEGFQGDVAARRAELESLIHRVSDVRAIADEESRTFWRSLRDLSAFAPDPGTCVWRVMLPATQAARVAHAVGGEAIYDWGGAEVFIRTAVDKIEAQARMLRAMADEAGGNACLFRASPEVRKRVSAFQPKPEALHDLGMRIRRMFDPKGILNPGKLGVASNGAL from the coding sequence ATGACCACTATTGCAGACAACCCTCGAACATTGCAGCGCTTCTGCCCGCAGGGTGTCGAGGACGTGACGCAGGCCATCGCGGAGGCTCACGCGGCCGGCCGCAAGCTGGAGATCGTCGGGGGAGGAACCAAGCGCTCTTTGGGGGACCCCGTCACGGCGGATGCGCTGCTCGACATGTCGGGCGTAGCGGGCATCGATTTCTACGAGCCGGAGGAACTCGTCATCAAGGTGCGGGCAGGGACGCCCATCGCTGAAATCCGCCAGGCCTTGGCTGAAAAGAAGCAACATTTGGCCTTCGAACCCCCCGATTATGCAGCCTTCTTTGGGAATCCCCATGCCATCGATACGATTGGAGGCATTGTTGCCTGCAATCTCGCCGGGCCGCGCCGTATCCAGGCGGGAGCCCCGCGGGACGCCGTACTTGGTGTCGAGGCGGTGAACGGGAGAGGCGAGTTCTTCAAGGGGGGAGGACGAACCGTCAAGAACGTCACCGGCTATGATATGCCCAAATTGTTGACCGGGTCCTTCGGCATTCTGGCCGTCCTCACATCCGTCACGCTCAAGGTGCTTCCAATCCAGCCGCAGGAAATCACCCTGCTGGCGAGCGGACTTGCTGACGGCAAGGCGATCGATCTGCTCACCCAGGTGCTGGGCATGCCGTTCGATGTCGCGGCGGCGGCCCATCAGGGAGGGGTCCGGGCCGGCCCGTCATTGACGGCCCTGCGGCTCGAGGGCTTTCAGGGCGATGTGGCCGCCCGCAGGGCCGAGCTCGAGAGCCTGATTCACCGGGTGTCGGACGTCCGTGCGATCGCGGATGAAGAAAGCCGCACCTTCTGGCGCTCCTTGCGTGACCTCTCGGCCTTTGCCCCGGACCCGGGCACGTGCGTCTGGCGGGTGATGTTGCCCGCGACCCAGGCGGCGCGCGTGGCCCATGCCGTCGGCGGGGAAGCCATCTACGACTGGGGTGGTGCGGAGGTCTTTATCCGAACCGCCGTCGACAAGATCGAAGCGCAGGCGCGCATGCTCCGGGCCATGGCGGACGAAGCCGGCGGAAATGCCTGTCTGTTCCGGGCGTCGCCGGAGGTGCGCAAGCGTGTGAGCGCATTCCAGCCGAAGCCGGAGGCCCTCCACGATCTCGGCATGCGCATCCGGCGGATGTTCGACCCGAAAGGCATACTCAATCCAGGCAAGCTGGGCGTGGCCAGCAACGGAGCGCTATGA
- a CDS encoding HlyD family secretion protein yields the protein MDADEEPANTRQATRDPAVASGEIVGSITHDGPPAAQTSPKAARGPALIVTIVVSAIAGLSMWYLVQPQPLIIQGEADATRIDIAARVDGKVGRRPVERGENVSAGQLLFQIDNPELFTQLREAEAGLAVASAQLANIEAGTRQEVLAQRKAALQSAVANLTLAQQTYDRTKELTGSGNASIQRLDEVTNSLEVARHSMEQAKFADQEAVNGYTPQEHGIARAAVAKAQASIDTIKAEVDELTVRESWLGLFGQLSPAG from the coding sequence ATGGATGCTGACGAAGAACCGGCCAATACGAGGCAGGCCACCCGCGATCCTGCGGTCGCTTCCGGCGAGATTGTTGGTTCCATCACGCATGATGGACCACCCGCGGCGCAGACCTCGCCAAAGGCGGCGCGCGGGCCTGCCCTTATCGTGACGATCGTCGTGAGTGCGATCGCCGGGCTGTCTATGTGGTATTTGGTGCAGCCGCAGCCGCTTATCATCCAGGGGGAAGCCGATGCCACGCGGATCGACATCGCGGCCCGCGTGGATGGCAAGGTTGGCAGGCGTCCGGTTGAGCGCGGCGAAAACGTCTCTGCCGGCCAATTGCTGTTCCAGATCGACAATCCAGAACTCTTTACGCAGCTTCGCGAGGCAGAGGCGGGGCTCGCCGTGGCGTCTGCCCAGCTTGCAAATATCGAGGCGGGCACACGCCAAGAGGTCCTTGCGCAACGCAAGGCCGCCTTGCAGAGCGCTGTCGCCAATCTGACGCTTGCGCAGCAAACCTACGACCGTACCAAGGAACTGACGGGAAGCGGAAATGCCTCGATCCAACGCCTGGACGAGGTGACGAATTCGCTGGAGGTCGCTCGGCATAGCATGGAGCAGGCGAAGTTCGCCGACCAGGAAGCGGTCAACGGCTACACGCCGCAGGAGCACGGGATCGCACGTGCCGCAGTCGCCAAAGCGCAGGCGTCGATCGATACGATCAAGGCGGAAGTCGACGAGTTGACCGTCAGAGAGAGTTGGCTCGGTTTGTTTGGACAGCTTAGCCCTGCCGGATAA
- the poxB gene encoding ubiquinone-dependent pyruvate dehydrogenase yields MRNSKVADLVTEILYSVGVRRIYGIVGDSLNGITDSLRRRGDIDWIHTRHEETAAFAAGAEAHLTGNLAVCAGSCGPGNLHLINGLFDAHRSRVPVLAIAAHIPSAEIGRGFFQETHPETLFRECSHYCELVSNPAQLPGVLESAIRAALGQRGVAVVVIPGDIALKEVSAPISSAAAIALSQPVVTPDDTDLEDLAVRLNRSKRTTLLCGRGCAGAHDALLALADRLKSPIVHAFGGKEHVEYDNPFDVGMTGLIGFSSGYHAMLDCDLLLMLGTDFPYRQFYPTDAKIVQIDLRPENLGRRTHLDLGLVGDVGATISALLPKLEVKQDRSHLDDSLANYRKARAGLDELATGKPGRKPIHPQYLARLLSEQASDDAVFTFDVGTPSIWAARYLKMNGRRRLIGSLTHGSMANAMPQAIGAQAAYPGRQVVSLSGDGGFAMLMGDFLTLVQQKLPIKVVVFNNSTLGFVALEMKATGFLETGTSLTNPDFAAMARAVGIHAIRVEDPAELDAAIRDVLAHDGPALLDVVTNAQELAMPPSIDLEQVKGFGLWALRAVINGRGDELLDLARTNLLR; encoded by the coding sequence GTGAGGAACTCAAAAGTTGCCGATCTTGTCACTGAAATTCTGTACTCGGTCGGCGTCCGCCGCATATACGGTATTGTCGGCGACAGCCTGAACGGGATTACCGACTCCCTTCGAAGGCGCGGCGACATCGACTGGATTCACACCCGTCATGAAGAGACGGCCGCCTTCGCCGCCGGGGCTGAAGCCCATTTGACCGGCAATCTGGCCGTTTGTGCCGGCAGCTGCGGACCAGGAAACCTGCATCTCATAAATGGGCTCTTCGATGCGCATCGCTCGCGAGTGCCGGTCCTCGCGATCGCCGCTCATATTCCCAGTGCCGAGATCGGGCGCGGTTTTTTTCAGGAAACCCACCCGGAGACGTTGTTTCGCGAGTGCAGCCATTATTGCGAGCTTGTCTCAAACCCGGCGCAGCTTCCCGGCGTCCTGGAGAGCGCCATCCGCGCAGCTCTCGGACAGCGCGGTGTTGCCGTCGTGGTCATCCCCGGGGACATCGCCCTGAAGGAGGTTTCGGCGCCGATCTCGTCGGCGGCGGCAATTGCACTCTCCCAGCCCGTCGTGACACCCGACGACACCGATCTCGAAGATCTGGCGGTGCGCTTGAACCGCAGCAAACGGACGACGCTTCTGTGCGGGCGCGGCTGTGCCGGGGCCCATGATGCGTTGCTGGCGCTGGCGGACAGGCTCAAATCTCCCATCGTCCACGCATTCGGTGGCAAGGAGCATGTCGAATATGACAATCCCTTCGATGTGGGCATGACCGGGTTGATCGGGTTCAGTTCCGGCTATCACGCCATGCTGGATTGTGACCTTCTCCTGATGCTCGGGACGGATTTTCCGTATCGGCAATTCTATCCAACCGACGCCAAGATCGTGCAGATCGACCTGCGCCCTGAAAACCTTGGCCGACGGACACATCTTGATCTTGGGCTGGTCGGCGATGTCGGCGCCACCATCTCCGCCCTGCTGCCGAAGTTGGAAGTCAAGCAGGATCGATCCCATCTGGATGATAGCCTTGCCAATTATCGCAAGGCGCGTGCCGGATTGGACGAACTCGCGACGGGAAAGCCGGGACGAAAGCCCATTCATCCGCAATATCTGGCCAGATTGCTCAGTGAACAGGCCAGTGACGACGCCGTGTTCACGTTCGATGTCGGCACGCCCTCGATCTGGGCGGCGCGCTATCTGAAGATGAATGGTCGCCGCCGGCTCATCGGGTCGTTGACACACGGCTCGATGGCCAATGCCATGCCGCAGGCCATTGGCGCCCAAGCCGCCTATCCGGGCCGCCAGGTCGTCAGCCTGTCGGGCGACGGCGGCTTCGCGATGTTAATGGGGGATTTCTTGACGCTCGTGCAGCAGAAGCTGCCGATCAAGGTCGTGGTCTTCAACAATTCCACGCTCGGGTTCGTGGCATTGGAAATGAAGGCCACCGGCTTCCTCGAGACCGGAACCTCGCTGACCAATCCGGATTTTGCCGCAATGGCGCGGGCTGTCGGCATTCACGCCATTCGGGTCGAGGATCCTGCGGAGTTGGACGCTGCCATTCGAGACGTGCTGGCGCATGACGGGCCGGCTCTCCTCGATGTCGTCACCAATGCGCAAGAGCTTGCCATGCCTCCGAGCATCGACCTGGAGCAGGTGAAAGGCTTCGGCCTATGGGCGCTCAGGGCCGTTATCAACGGGCGGGGCGACGAGTTGCTCGATCTCGCGCGGACCAATCTTCTGCGCTGA
- a CDS encoding cytochrome ubiquinol oxidase subunit I translates to MDMPALLLSRIQFAFTVSFHIIFPAFTVGLAAWLAFLEALSLATGRPVYRRLFDFWLGIFGVAFGLGVVSGIVMSFEFGTNWSELARRTGPIQGPLLGYETFTAFALEAAFFGVLIFGRKRVPRWFYLVACILVAAGTSLSAFWIMVNNSWMQWPVGFTLRQDGVFVPTDWFAIIFDPVVWVRFPHMFLAAYVTTAFCVAATGAWHLLRDSFKSDARTMLHMGLGLAAVLIPLQLLFGHLVGDYTHDKQPAKFAAIEARWHDEQPASEVLMAWPDPGHERNLYEISIPYLGSLIASMRFDSKEVGLATFPPSDRPPVLIPFFAFRIMVGCGLLMLALAWFGTYLVVTGRLERMRWFLWATFCSFPLGFIATLTGWFTAEVGRQPWTVYGQLRTADAATPFLTSPQVATSLVIFAAVYALIFLFGAIYIYQLLRRGPVVLPAFESAATNPKRPLSMSGGSPGVPAPTPASEISE, encoded by the coding sequence ATGGACATGCCCGCGCTGTTGCTCTCGCGTATCCAGTTTGCATTTACCGTCTCATTCCACATTATTTTCCCGGCCTTCACTGTCGGTCTGGCCGCATGGCTTGCGTTCCTGGAGGCTCTATCCCTTGCGACCGGCCGGCCGGTGTATCGGCGGCTTTTCGATTTCTGGCTCGGCATCTTCGGCGTCGCCTTTGGCCTGGGTGTCGTCTCGGGCATTGTCATGAGCTTCGAGTTCGGTACGAACTGGAGCGAACTGGCGCGTCGCACCGGTCCGATCCAGGGGCCCTTGCTCGGCTATGAAACCTTCACGGCGTTCGCCTTGGAGGCAGCCTTCTTCGGCGTCCTGATCTTCGGCCGAAAGCGGGTGCCCCGATGGTTCTATCTGGTGGCCTGCATCCTGGTCGCCGCCGGGACGAGCCTGTCGGCCTTCTGGATCATGGTCAACAACAGCTGGATGCAGTGGCCCGTCGGCTTCACGCTAAGGCAGGACGGCGTTTTCGTACCGACGGATTGGTTCGCCATCATCTTCGATCCGGTCGTCTGGGTGCGCTTCCCGCATATGTTCCTGGCGGCCTATGTCACCACGGCCTTCTGCGTGGCGGCGACAGGGGCATGGCATCTGTTGCGTGACAGCTTCAAGTCTGATGCTCGAACGATGCTCCATATGGGCCTGGGACTTGCCGCTGTGCTGATTCCGCTTCAGCTGCTCTTTGGGCATCTGGTCGGCGATTACACCCACGACAAGCAGCCGGCAAAGTTTGCCGCCATCGAGGCCCGTTGGCATGACGAGCAGCCGGCGTCCGAAGTGCTGATGGCCTGGCCCGATCCGGGGCATGAACGCAATCTCTATGAGATCAGCATTCCCTATCTGGGCAGCCTCATCGCTTCCATGCGCTTCGATAGCAAGGAGGTGGGACTGGCGACCTTTCCTCCTTCCGACCGGCCACCGGTGCTGATCCCGTTCTTTGCCTTTCGCATCATGGTCGGCTGCGGCCTCCTCATGCTCGCTTTGGCATGGTTCGGCACCTATCTTGTCGTGACCGGCCGCCTCGAGCGCATGCGCTGGTTCCTGTGGGCGACCTTCTGCTCGTTCCCTCTGGGCTTCATCGCCACCTTGACCGGTTGGTTTACGGCGGAGGTCGGGCGCCAGCCCTGGACCGTCTATGGGCAGCTTCGCACAGCCGATGCGGCAACGCCGTTCCTGACCTCGCCGCAAGTGGCGACAAGCCTTGTGATTTTCGCCGCTGTCTACGCGCTGATTTTTCTGTTTGGCGCGATCTACATCTATCAGCTGCTGCGGCGCGGGCCGGTCGTTCTGCCGGCCTTCGAAAGCGCGGCGACCAATCCCAAACGACCGCTTTCAATGTCGGGCGGCAGCCCCGGTGTGCCCGCACCGACTCCGGCTTCGGAGATCAGCGAATGA
- the cydB gene encoding cytochrome d ubiquinol oxidase subunit II: MITFWTVVLGLAILLYVILDGFDLGVGMLFAFAPDETARRHMLAAISPVWDGNETWLIFAASILFGAFPLVYATLLSALYLPLMIMLAALIFRGVAFEFRYKSRGLRPLWDVGFAGGSLVAGFIQGCAVGALVEGLAIQDGKYIGGPFGWLSPFALLCGVGLCLGYCLLGAGWLTYRTARDSQELAFRLLPRLLLAVLAFLVVAFVAALGLDLRVMHRWLEAPLLTVFPLIGLAACVVLFTAVRRRQELVPFFCGVAIFAAAFATLAVSFYPYMVPFSITVADAASPPASLSFMFWGAGLFVLPLTLIYTLVVYFVFKGKVDPDAEYH, encoded by the coding sequence ATGATCACCTTCTGGACCGTCGTGCTCGGCCTCGCCATTCTGCTTTATGTGATCCTCGACGGCTTCGATCTCGGCGTCGGCATGCTGTTCGCCTTCGCACCGGATGAGACGGCGCGGCGCCATATGCTGGCTGCGATCTCGCCGGTTTGGGATGGCAACGAGACCTGGCTCATCTTCGCCGCCTCAATCCTGTTCGGTGCATTCCCGCTGGTCTATGCCACGCTGCTGTCAGCCCTCTATCTGCCGTTGATGATCATGCTGGCCGCCCTGATCTTTCGGGGCGTCGCCTTCGAATTCCGTTACAAGAGCCGCGGCCTGCGCCCTCTCTGGGATGTTGGGTTTGCCGGCGGCTCGCTCGTTGCCGGCTTTATCCAGGGTTGCGCTGTTGGTGCGCTCGTCGAGGGCTTGGCGATCCAAGATGGCAAATATATCGGCGGACCATTCGGATGGCTGTCGCCGTTCGCGCTTCTATGCGGTGTGGGCCTGTGTCTTGGCTACTGCCTGCTGGGTGCCGGCTGGCTGACCTATCGAACGGCCAGGGACAGCCAGGAACTCGCATTTCGTCTGCTGCCCCGCTTGCTGCTGGCCGTTCTGGCCTTCCTTGTCGTGGCTTTCGTCGCTGCGCTGGGGCTCGACTTGCGTGTGATGCACCGCTGGCTGGAAGCGCCCCTGCTGACGGTGTTTCCACTTATTGGCCTGGCCGCATGCGTCGTCCTCTTCACGGCAGTCCGCAGGCGCCAGGAGTTGGTGCCATTTTTCTGCGGAGTGGCGATCTTCGCCGCCGCCTTTGCCACTCTTGCCGTGTCGTTTTACCCCTACATGGTCCCTTTTTCGATCACCGTTGCTGACGCCGCGTCGCCGCCCGCGAGCTTGTCATTCATGTTCTGGGGAGCCGGACTGTTCGTCCTCCCCCTGACGCTGATCTACACGCTCGTCGTCTATTTCGTCTTCAAGGGGAAAGTCGATCCGGACGCCGAATACCACTGA
- a CDS encoding efflux RND transporter periplasmic adaptor subunit yields the protein MDAQVYQIGSELGEYVSPGVPLLSLVDLKDVWLRFDLREDLAKGLKVGDRFQMHVPALGDRVITAAIRVIATRGEYAGWRATRATGDFDLRTFEIRAYPVEPEPDLRPGMSIYAEWPGDPR from the coding sequence GTGGATGCGCAGGTCTACCAGATCGGATCCGAGCTCGGCGAATATGTCTCGCCCGGCGTTCCCCTTCTTTCCCTCGTCGATCTCAAGGATGTCTGGCTGCGCTTCGACCTTCGAGAAGATCTTGCGAAGGGATTGAAAGTCGGGGATCGTTTTCAAATGCATGTCCCGGCGCTCGGTGACCGCGTGATTACGGCGGCGATCAGGGTGATCGCCACGAGAGGCGAATATGCGGGATGGCGTGCTACGCGCGCGACCGGTGATTTTGACCTGCGCACATTCGAAATCCGTGCGTATCCCGTCGAGCCGGAGCCCGACCTCCGGCCGGGAATGAGCATCTATGCCGAATGGCCGGGTGACCCGCGATGA
- the glcF gene encoding glycolate oxidase subunit GlcF, which yields MKTLISEAALANPDIALSNDIIRDCVHCGICLSHCPTYQVRHDENDSPRGRIMLMRNMYEHEGAPDARTVEHLDRCLTCLACEAICPSGVEYSKLIAHGREHVEATYRRPVLQRLTRRALTILIPHPELFRLGLLAGKLAQPFKWLFRGTLRAMLDMTPKGRLPRSSPVDRPQVFPAQGMRRARVSILTGCVQTVLDPKINEATIRLLQRHGVEVVVAKGAGCCGAPAEHKGLTQHALPFAKANIDAWLSEADAPGGLDAIIVNTSGCGTSLKAYGHALRLDAEWKDKAARVSALAKDITEFMAGLGLRKPENHRNLRVVYHSACSMQHGQRIVHQPLDLLRAAGFEVLDVPDGFMCCGSAGDYNLLQPAISGELKARKVANIRSVGADVAASGNVACMTQLASSIGIPFVHTVELLDWATGGPEPEELRSIKVRPASRMSRRADA from the coding sequence ATGAAGACGCTTATTTCCGAGGCGGCGCTGGCAAACCCCGATATTGCGCTCTCCAACGATATCATCAGGGACTGCGTGCATTGCGGCATCTGCCTGTCGCATTGCCCCACCTATCAGGTGCGGCACGACGAGAACGACAGCCCACGCGGCCGCATCATGCTGATGCGGAATATGTACGAGCACGAAGGTGCACCGGACGCCAGGACCGTCGAGCATTTGGATCGATGCCTGACATGCCTGGCTTGCGAGGCGATCTGCCCGTCAGGGGTGGAATATTCCAAGCTCATTGCTCACGGTCGAGAACACGTCGAGGCGACGTACCGTCGACCTGTCCTGCAGAGGCTGACACGGCGCGCGCTGACGATCCTCATTCCACACCCCGAGCTATTCCGCTTGGGCTTGCTGGCGGGGAAGCTGGCCCAGCCGTTCAAGTGGCTGTTCCGGGGTACCTTGCGCGCCATGCTCGACATGACGCCCAAGGGACGGTTGCCGCGCAGCAGCCCGGTGGATCGCCCGCAGGTCTTTCCTGCGCAGGGAATGCGTCGCGCCCGCGTCAGCATCCTGACGGGCTGCGTGCAGACCGTGCTGGACCCCAAGATCAATGAGGCGACGATCCGCCTGCTTCAGCGGCACGGTGTGGAAGTGGTCGTCGCCAAGGGAGCGGGATGCTGTGGGGCGCCTGCAGAACACAAGGGCCTGACGCAGCATGCCTTGCCATTCGCGAAGGCCAATATCGATGCGTGGCTGAGCGAGGCCGACGCTCCCGGCGGCTTGGACGCCATCATCGTCAACACCTCCGGCTGCGGCACATCCCTCAAGGCCTATGGTCACGCGCTTCGGCTCGATGCCGAATGGAAGGACAAAGCGGCGCGTGTCAGCGCATTGGCAAAAGATATCACCGAATTCATGGCCGGATTGGGTCTGCGCAAGCCGGAGAACCATCGCAATCTGCGGGTCGTCTATCACTCCGCCTGCTCGATGCAGCACGGACAACGGATCGTGCATCAGCCGCTCGATCTGCTGCGCGCGGCTGGCTTCGAGGTGCTCGATGTCCCCGACGGTTTCATGTGCTGCGGCTCGGCGGGCGACTACAATTTGCTGCAGCCGGCGATCTCCGGCGAGTTGAAGGCGCGCAAGGTGGCGAATATTCGTTCCGTTGGTGCGGACGTGGCGGCGAGCGGTAACGTCGCCTGCATGACGCAACTCGCAAGTTCGATCGGCATTCCGTTCGTCCATACCGTCGAGTTGCTCGATTGGGCGACCGGCGGCCCTGAGCCGGAAGAGCTGCGCAGCATCAAAGTGCGTCCCGCCTCGAGGATGTCACGGCGAGCCGACGCATAG
- a CDS encoding FAD-linked oxidase C-terminal domain-containing protein, translating to MKMAAGDQAIIGRRDALAAGFRDIVGREWVLDKEAELRPYECDGLTAYNALPLLVVLPETTQEVSLVLQFCQREGIKIVPRGSGTSLSGGALPLEDGIVLGTARMNRILHVDARNRTARVQPGVQNVRVTEAVKHLGLCYMPDPSSQAIATIGGNVSENSGGVHCLKYGVTSNHITGMEAVLLNGDIIHLGGDFLGGADREFDLTGAVIGSEGLLAIITEVTVRLVPQPATARVLSLGFRSVEDASLCVGAIIAHGVIPAGLEFMDRRIVDAVSSMLGEKHSPEVEALLLCELDGTRTEVDKLVEEVEAIAREIGVAELRISKTEEERAQIWLGRKSAFGAIGKISKDYYCTDGTIPRGKLPEILKRMEGLSKKHGLDYANCFHAGDGNLHPIIMFDAAKPGDLERAEAFGEDILKACVDLGGVLSGEHGVGVEKRDLMGYQFSNIDLAQQQRFKCAFDPDELLNPGKVFPTPCRCAEFGRMHVHNGKLRFPDVPRF from the coding sequence ATGAAGATGGCTGCCGGCGATCAGGCAATCATAGGACGTCGCGATGCGCTCGCGGCGGGGTTTCGGGACATCGTCGGGCGAGAATGGGTGCTCGACAAGGAGGCAGAACTCCGCCCTTACGAATGCGACGGTCTCACCGCGTACAATGCCTTGCCTCTCCTGGTCGTCTTGCCGGAAACAACGCAGGAGGTGAGCCTTGTTCTGCAATTCTGCCAGCGGGAAGGCATCAAGATCGTACCGCGCGGTTCCGGTACGTCCTTGTCGGGCGGCGCCCTGCCGCTGGAAGACGGGATCGTGCTCGGCACCGCGCGGATGAATCGCATTCTGCATGTCGATGCACGCAATCGAACCGCCCGGGTTCAGCCGGGCGTGCAAAACGTCCGGGTAACGGAGGCCGTGAAGCACCTCGGGCTCTGCTACATGCCGGACCCCTCCAGCCAGGCGATTGCCACCATTGGCGGCAATGTGTCGGAAAATTCCGGCGGTGTTCATTGCCTGAAATACGGGGTGACGTCGAACCACATCACCGGCATGGAAGCGGTGCTGCTGAATGGCGACATCATCCATCTGGGCGGCGACTTCCTGGGAGGCGCTGATCGGGAGTTCGACCTGACGGGAGCCGTCATCGGCTCGGAGGGGTTGCTGGCGATCATCACCGAGGTAACCGTGCGGCTGGTGCCGCAGCCGGCCACCGCGCGCGTGCTGTCGCTCGGCTTTCGCAGCGTGGAGGACGCGAGCCTGTGCGTGGGCGCCATCATCGCGCATGGCGTCATCCCGGCGGGCCTGGAATTCATGGACCGCAGGATCGTCGATGCAGTCTCTTCCATGCTGGGCGAGAAGCATTCCCCCGAGGTCGAAGCCCTTCTGCTCTGCGAACTCGACGGCACAAGAACGGAAGTCGACAAGCTGGTGGAGGAGGTTGAGGCGATTGCCAGGGAAATCGGCGTCGCAGAACTGCGTATCAGCAAGACCGAAGAGGAGAGGGCCCAGATCTGGCTCGGCCGCAAATCTGCCTTCGGTGCCATAGGGAAAATTTCAAAGGATTACTATTGCACGGACGGGACCATCCCACGGGGAAAGCTGCCGGAAATCCTGAAGCGGATGGAAGGTCTATCGAAGAAGCACGGCCTTGATTACGCCAATTGCTTTCACGCGGGAGATGGAAACCTTCATCCGATCATCATGTTCGACGCAGCCAAACCCGGCGATCTGGAGCGAGCCGAGGCATTCGGGGAAGACATCCTGAAGGCCTGTGTCGACCTCGGCGGGGTGTTGAGCGGCGAACACGGCGTCGGCGTCGAGAAGCGGGATCTTATGGGATACCAGTTCTCGAACATCGACCTGGCTCAACAGCAGCGCTTCAAATGCGCGTTCGATCCCGATGAATTGCTGAATCCCGGCAAGGTTTTCCCCACCCCGTGCCGCTGCGCGGAATTCGGTCGCATGCATGTCCACAACGGCAAGCTGCGCTTTCCCGATGTTCCACGGTTCTAG